A portion of the Toxotes jaculatrix isolate fToxJac2 chromosome 16, fToxJac2.pri, whole genome shotgun sequence genome contains these proteins:
- the LOC121195817 gene encoding unconventional myosin-XVIIIb-like isoform X2, producing the protein MALSSRLKLWEQKIQEENKPVAAAVPPPPLSALPGGFLKQLVRDSEKETKQKEPEVKEEKPPSKLSDNLVQQFLIPDQTPPILEAEMSLRAEQLISNSRQGPNSAQSDGRSSSQRHTVSPDPDSKQQTRNDATPEPPRQKHDRRTEKKSKEMPQAEQKTERKEEVKQVETKEEGMEERQEPEGRQADTAVTEQDRREVRDVWYEAGTVWYVQKDGFTLATQLKPDEGTPELPEGRVRVRLTDGSLHDVTEYEIEKCNPSELDLCEDLSDLQSVNECGVLHTLTNRAKANTPLTHAGPNLVSLWPPIQAHSKTPKSRRGETVWDAPPSLAALVKRVYVSMVGTRRDHCVCAVGRSGTGKTTACQAFTHTLLKQAGTAGGNMSVERVQAMFTVLRSFGCVSSQHSDASSRFAMVFSLDFNHAGQAAAGHLQTMMLDKWKVCQKTSGESNFLVFSQMLAGLSTEMRTELQLHQFPEHNSFGIVNPTKVEEKQRASVAFTKLLTAMETLGFSASEQKAIWHVLAGIYHLGAAGACKVGRRQFVNFDSAQVASSVLGCEGDELHTAVFKHHLRQLLQRATGGSRERNAGAEPEEGPRLTAAQCVDGMAAGLYEELFTAIVSLINRALSSQQLTLASVMVMDAPGLRNPRHSAEERAAGWSELCHNYLQERLLEHYHTHTFRHTLERYAQEKIPVEFECPESSPAEVVSAIDQPPPQVRAADGDPRGLLWVLDEEMVTPASSENNTLRRVCQYYSSTVRQCEQPLQCEVNHLTGCDPIRYDLTGWFGLIQNNPSALNAVCLLQNSTVGAVKAMFTPRISLPPLCRGLGGLEGSSQRSLQRNGTIRKTFSGGMAAIRRHSQCIAVKLQADALVNLIRRARPVFLQCVSTKSDSGSFDIPALRVQLHSTQILSALQLYRTGYPEHMTLSDFRCHFQALSPPIMKRYASMFVSHDERKAVEELLVELDLDRRSIVVGPSRVFMKRGVLRYLEQQRDQQVTGWLVYLQAACMGHLARQRYRKLKVQQMAVSCLQRNLRALRVVAKWSWWKLFCRVRPLLDVNMDNEKLRAKEDEVSALRRRLEKSEKERNELRQTADSLETKVTAVTSELSDERFRGDAVGQALDVERAERLRLSRENKDLQARLDQCKVAMETLEKQLEEEKQKAQMAESQRGAGTESELAMQLECCQTEVEFVRRRLKQTEEKLETERQTRQQLDTKVATLQAQLEQSRRSVTELKRHCRRVTSDLQDARVLTDSLQSRMHELERKQRRFDSELTQALEEADNEREQKDKAFQENTALGADVYTLRRSLQESQSEVGRLQKQKEELCAQIRDLSLPVDLASDSLPDLKKQLRLLESQASERAEEITKLTANIQQQQQIHMRFEMEMERMKQIHQKELEDKEEELEDVHKSSQRRLRQLEMQLEQEYEEKQMVIHEKHDLEGLIATLCDQVGHRDFDVEKKLRRDLKRTHALLADAQLLLSTVDSSGQNLPNGSKEQIERLHCQVEESEVRRLEAESIQTTLSQELENTQIELENICKQKSVVDEQLALLQHEKVDLLKRLEEDQEDLNELMKKHKALIAQSSSDISQIRELQAELEEVKKQRHSLQEELQQSVSRVQFLESSTVGRSIVSKQEARVCDLENKLEFQRGQVKRFEVLVLRLRDSVVRLGEELEQSAQAEARERENARYYQQRLQDMRLEVEELTQREEESGRRRMELEMQVEELAAVRQTLQADLETSIRRIVDLQAALEEVESSDESDTESVQTAVESLTRKRDLDSVSSVGSIGTEDVGEGIRRWLGVPRGGSRGGGSPYSSQGGRNSVADTMSTYSFRSCVDPDDEGSEAGGADTRSLGRAPSSSALSELLDGLRKRRAGGNAGDGTGSAVSLPIYQTTGASTLRRRPSALSLGPEDLQEPRPGPSILKPSSPLLPRAASTRSITDSQASAGASTAAVKLSRFNSSDSISSLPSLPRLSSLASSLAARHHPPSLSIPEEDPEEALRSVTTPIQRSPKPLRRCMLGSLVTEDGGEGSLGSEPIVFQNRRLTGDSGRDDAASDILPAIRRAQSTSSLASSVRGGRRALSVHFGELPPSTRSRRSSETESSSSGGSGGSSQGGGPRHRLKRPQGERLEAEGSEGGDVASVMKRYLKKEID; encoded by the exons CCAAGCAAACTGAGCGACAACCTGGTGCAACAGTTTCTCATCCCAGATCAGACTCCTCCGATCCTCGAGGCCGAGATGTCCCTCCGGGCCGAACAGCTGATCAGCAACAGCAGACAAGGACCAAACTCGGCCCAGTCGGACGGCAGGTCCTCGTCTCAGAGGCATACAGTCTCCCCTGACCCcgacagcaaacagcaaaccaGAAATGATGCGACACCAGAGCCACCAAGGCAGAAACACGACAGGAGGACGGAGAAGAAGAGCAAAGAGATGCCGCAGGCCGAGCAGAAGactgagaggaaggaggaggtgaagcaggTGGAGACGAAAGAGgaggggatggaggagaggcaggagcCCGAGGGAAGGCAAGCAGACACAGCTGTAACAGAGCAGGACAGGAGAGAG GTGAGGGACGTGTGGTACGAAGCTGGAACTGTGTGGTACGTCCAGAAGGATGGTTTCACCCTCG CCACTCAGCTGAAGCCAGACGAAGGCACGCCTGAACTCCCAGAAGGCCGAGTGAGGGTCCGGCTGACAGACGGGTCGCTGCACGACGTCACAGAGTATGAAATTGAGAAG TGTAACCCGTCAGAGCTGGATCTGTGTGAGGACCTGAGCGACCTGCAGAGCGTGAACGAGTGTGGAGTCCTGCACACGCTGACCAATCGAGCTAAAGCCAACACGCCGCTGACGCACGCCGGACCCAACCTGGTCAGCCTGTGGCCTCCGATACAGGCCCACAGCAAG ACCCCAAAGTCTCGGCGAGGAGAGACGGTGTGGGAcgctcctccctctctggccGCCTTGGTCAAACGGGTTTATGTGTCCATGGTTGGCACCAGGAGAGACCACTGTGTGTGCGCGGTGGGACGCAGCGGGACGGGAAAGACCACTGCGTGCCAggccttcacacacactctcctcaaACAAGCTGGTACAGCCGGAGGGAACATGAGCG TGGAGCGCGTGCAGGCGATGTTCACCGTCCTGAGGTCTTTTGGCTGTGTGAGCTCCCAGCACAGTGACGCCTCGTCTCGATTCGCCATGGTCTTCTCACTGGACTTTAACCACGCTGGACAGGCCGCTGCTGGACACCTGCAG ACCATGATGTTGGACAAATggaaggtgtgtcagaaaacCTCAGGAGAGAGTAACTTCCTGGTCTTCTCTCAGATGCTGGCGGGACTCAGCACCGAGATGAG GACAGAACTGCAGCTGCACCAGTTTCCTGAGCACAACTCGTTTGGCATCGTTAATCCCACAAAg GTTGAGGAGAAGCAGCGTGCGTCCGTCGCCTTCACCAAGCTGCTGACTGCCATGGAAACGCTGGGCTTCTCCGCCAGCGAGCAGAAGGCGATATGGCATGTTCTGGCTGGTATTTACCATCTGGGAGCTGCAGGGGCCTGTAAAG TGGGCAGGAGGCAGTTTGTGAACTTTGACAGCGCTCAGGTGGCGAGCAGTGTGCTGGGATGTGAGGGAGACGAGCTGCACACCGCCGTGTTCAAACACCACCTCcgacagctgctgcagagagccaccgggggcagcagagagaggaacgCTGGTGCTGAGCCTGAGGAGg GTCCCAGGTTGACGGCGGCTCAGTGTGTTGATGGGATGGCTGCAGGACTCTACGAAGAACTCTTCACTGCCATAGTCTCGCTCATCAACAG GGCCCTGAGCAGTCAGCAGCTGACGCTCGCCTCCGTGATGGTCATGGACGCTCCGGGCCTGAGGAACCCGAGACACTCAGCAGAGGAGCGAGCGGCCGGCTGGTCCGAGCTCTGCCACAACTACCTGCAGGAGAGGCTGCTGGagcactaccacacacacaccttcagacACACGCTGGAGAGATACGCACAG GAGAAGATCCCGGTGGAGTTTGAGTGTCCGGAGAGCAGCCCGGCCGAGGTGGTGTCTGCCATCGACCAGCCGCCTCCACAG gtgCGGGCGGCAGATGGAGACCCCCGAGGTCTGTTATGGGTTCTGGATGAGGAGATGGTGACACCAGCCTCCAGTGAGAACAACACCCTGAGGAGAGTCTGCCAGTATTACAGCAGCACTG tGCGTCAGTGCGAGCAGCCCCTGCAGTGTGAGGTGAACCACCTGACGGGCTGTGACCCGATCCGCTACGACCTGACCGGATGGTTCGGTCTGATCCAGAACAACCCGTCGGCTCTGAACGCCGTCTGTCTGCTGCAGAACTCCaccgt AGGGGCGGTTAAGGCCATGTTTACCCCCAGAATCTCTCTGCCCCCTCTGTGCCGAGGTCTGGGGGGTTTGGAGGGCAGCAGCCAGCGCTCTCTGCAGAGGAACGGCACCATTAGGAAAACGTTCAGCGGGGGGATGGCAGCCATACGCAGACACTCCCAGTGTATCGCGGTGAAGCTACAGGCA GATGCTCTGGTGAACCTGATTCGTCGAGCCCGGCCCGTGTTCctgcagtgtgtgagcacaAAGAGCGACAGCGGAAGCTTCGACATCCCGGCTCTGAGAGTCCAGCTGCACTCCACGCAGATCCTGTCGGCCCTGCAGCTGTACCGCACAG GTTATCCTGAGCACATGACTTTGAGTGACTTCAGGTGTCATTTCCAGGCGTTGTCTCCTCCGATTATGAAACGTTACGCTTCAATGTTCGTCAGCCACGATGAGAGAAAG gccgtggaggagctgctggtggagctggatCTGGACAGGAGGAGCATCGTCGTGGGTCCCAGCAGG GTGTTTATGAAGCGAGGTGTGCTGCGCTACCTGGAGCAGCAGCGGGACCAGCAGGTCACCGGCTGGTTGGTCTATCTACAGGCCGCCTGCATGGGACACCTGGCCCGTCAGAGGTACCGCAAACTCAAG gtgcAGCAGATGGCGGTCAGCTGTCTGCAGAGGAACCTGCGGGCTCTGAGGGTCGTGGCCAAGTGGAGCTGGTGGAAACTTTTCTGTCGAGTTCGTCCTCTGCTCGACGTTAACATGGACAACGAGAAGCTCAGGGCCAAAGAG gaCGAGGTTTCAGCTCTGAGACGACGCCTGGAGAaatcagagaaggagaggaatgaGCTGAGGCAGACTGCAGACAGCCTGGAGACCAAG GTTACAGCTGTGACATCGGAGCTAAGCGATGAGCGTTTCCGTGGCGATGCGGTGGGACAGGCTCTGGACGTGGAGAGGGCAGAGAGACTTCGACTCAGCAGGGAGAACAAAGACCTGCAG GCTCGTTTAGACCAGTGTAAAGTCgccatggaaacactggagaagcagctggaggaggagaagcagaaagCTCAGATGGCGGAGAGTCAGAGAGGAGCAGGGACAG AAAGCGAGCTGGCCATGCAGCTGGAGTGCTGCCAGACGGAGGTGGAATTTGTCCGCAGACGACTGAAGCAGACGGAGGAAAAACTGGAGACGGAGAGACAGACCCGACAACAGCTCGATACCAAG gtgGCGACGCTGCAGGCCCAGCTGGAACAGTCCAGGAGGAGTGTGACAGAACTGAAACGTCACTGTCGCcgcgtgacctctgaccttcaggACGCCCGAGTCCTCACCGACAGCCTGCAGAGCCGCATGCACGAGCTGGAGCGCAAACAGAGAAG gtttGACAGTGAGTTGACTCAGGCTCTGGAGGAAGCTGACAACGAGAGAGAGCAGAAGGACAAAGCCTTTCAGGAAAACACGGCTCTGGGGGCTGACGTATACACTCTGCGCCGCAGCCTACAG GAGAGCCAGTCAGAGGTGGGTCGTCTGCAGAAGCAGAAGGAGGAGCTGTGCGCTCAGATCCGCGACCTCAGCCTGCCGGTGGACCTGGCCTCGGATTCACTGCCTGACCTCAAGAAACAGCTTCGCCTCCTGGAGAGTCAGGCCAGCGAGAGGGCGGAGGAAATCACCAAGCTCACCGCcaacattcagcagcagcagcag atcCACATGAGGTttgagatggagatggagaggatgaaGCAGATCCAtcagaaggagctggaggataaagaagaggagctggaggatgtACACAAGTCCTCTCAGAGACGG ctgaggCAGTTGGAGATGCAGTTGGAGCAGGAGTATGAGGAGAAGCAGATGGTGATTCATGAGAAGCACGACTTGGAAGGACTCATTGCAACTCTGTGTGACCAG GTGGGACACAGAGACTTTGATGTGGAGAAGAAGCTGAGGAGAGACCTGAAGAGGACTCACGCCCTGTTGGCAGACGCCCAGCTGCTTCTCTCCACCGTCGACAGCTCAGGACAGAACCTGCCCAAcggcagcaaagagcagatcgAGCGCCTGCACTGTCAG GTTGAGGAGAGCGAAGTGAGGCGTCTGGAGGCCGAGAGCATTCAGACGACTCTCTCCCAGGAGCTGGAGAACACGCAGATCGAACTGGAAAATATCTGCAAACAGAAGAGTGTG gtgGACGAGCAGTTAGCCCTGCTGCAGCATGAGAAGGTGGACCTGCTGAAACGGCTCGAGGAGGACCAGGAAGACCTGAATGAACTTATGAAGAAGCACAAAGCGCTCATTGCACAG TCCTCCAGTGACATCTCTCAGATCAGAGAGCTGCAGGCTGAACTGGAGGAAgtgaagaaacagagacactCTCTCCAGGAAGAG CTCCAGCAGTCAGTGTCGAGGGTGCAGTTCCTGGAGTCGTCCACTGTGGGGCGCAGCATCGTCAGTAAACAGGAGGCACGTGTATGTGACCTGGAAAATAAACTGGAGTTTCAGAGAGGGCAGGTGAAGAGGTTTGAG GTGCTGGTGTTGCGTTTAAGGGACAGTGTGGTTCGTCTGggagaggagctggagcagagcgCCCAGGCCGAAGCTCGGGAGAGAGAGAACGCCCGCTACTACCAGCAACGGCTGCAGGACATgaggctggaggtggaggagctgacccagagagaggaggagagcggcCGCCGACGCATGGAGCTG GAAATGCAAGTGGAGGAGCTCGCCGCTGTCAGGCAGACGTTACAGGCCGACCTGGAGACGTCCATCCGCCGCATCGTGGACCTGCAGGCCGCCCTGGAGGAAGTGGAGTCGAGTGATGAGAGCGACACTGAAAG TGTTCAGACTGCTGTGGAGTCCCTTACTCGAAAGAGAGACCT TGACTCGGTGTCCAGCGTCGGCTCTATCGGGACAGAGGACGTTGGAGAGGGGATCCGTCGCTGGTTAGGAGTCCCAAGAGGAGGATCGCGTGGCGGCGGCTCTCCCTACAGCAGCCAAGGAGGACGCAACTCTGTCGCCGACACCATGAGCACCTACAGCTTCCG TTCTTGCGTGGATCCTGATGACGAAGGCTCTGAGGCTGGAGGAGCTGATACCAGAAGTCTCGGCCGAGCCCCGTCCTCCTCAGCCCTGTCTGAACTGCTGGACGGGCTTCGTAAGCGCAGAGCCGGCGGTAACGCAGGAGACGGAACGGGCAGTGCCGTCTCCCTCCCAATTTATCAAACAACTGGAGCCTCGACTCTAAGACGAAGACCTTCAGCCCTCTCTTTGGGCCCAGAAGACCTCCAGGAGCCCCGGCCTGGCCCCAGCATCCTCAAACCATCGTCCCCTCTCCTGCCACGTGCTGCCAGTACTCGCTCCATCACCGACTCTCAGGCATCTGCAGGTGCCTCTACAGCTGCAGTCAAACTCTCTCGCTTCAACTCAAGCGACTCCATATCTTCTCTTCCCTCGCTGCCTCGCCTCTCCTCATTGGCTTCATCCCTTGCTGCTCGCCATCACCCCCCCTCCCTGTCCATCCCTGAGGAGGACCCAGAGGAAGCCCTCCGCTCCGTGACGACTCCCATCCAGCGCTCCCCTAAGCCACTAAGgcggtgcatgctgggaagtctTGTCACAGAAGATGGAGGTGAAGGCTCTCTGGGTTCAGAACCCATAGTCTTCCAAAATCGTCGTCTGACCGGGGACAGCGGCCGAGACGACGCAGCCTCTGACATCCTGCCTGCCATTCGGAGAGCTCAGTCCACCAGCAGCCTGGCCAGCTCAGTCAGAGGAGGCAGGAGGGCGCTGAGCGTCCACTTTGGAGAGCTGCCACCTTCCACCCGCAGCAGGAGAAGCTCTGAAACTGAGTCGTCCAGCTCAGGTGGATCCGGAGGAAGTTCCCAGGGCGGGGGGCCAAGACATAGGTTAAAAAGGccacagggagagagactggAGGCAGAGGGCAGCGAGGGGGGAGACGTGGCCTCAGTCATGAAAAGATACCTGAAGAAGGAGATTGACTGA